Proteins encoded in a region of the Oceanibaculum nanhaiense genome:
- the addA gene encoding double-strand break repair helicase AddA, giving the protein MTTVLPTPAPNPADAQRSASHPETSVWVGASAGTGKTKVLTDRVLRLLLGDTKPERLLCLTFTKAAAAEMANRLNTVLAGWAVMPDDALADRLAALTGDLPDAERMTRARRLFAQVLDTPGGLKIQTIHAFCQALLRRFPLEAGIAPHFEVMDEQTARELLLAARDRMLTKARDGRDAALAEALDAVTRRAGEETFGALMDALTGERGRLTRLLAKHGGLDGLVAAINARIGVTAGETEDQAIAAACRDAAFDGAGLKRAMEALAQGSKTDKDRAALIDEFLAHPAERTARYAAYRLAFFTKEGEVRSRLATKAVTDSFPAILGIFEQEIERLLRLDGKLRALRVAASTAALLRLGAEMLALYARVKESRALLDYDDLILATRDLLHGGEGVAAWVLYKLDGGIDHVLIDEAQDTNPEQWELIEALTDEFFAGLGAREQVRTIFAVGDVKQSIYSFQRAERAEFIRMRASFRERASLAGKDWAEVGLTTSFRSTQAVLGLVDSVFNADPARHGVIEPGEALEHLVYRTGQAGRVELWPLIAPEPRQTLEPWPLPVVVRPGDSPSGRLARIIAERIAGWIGTEDLPAKGRTVRAGDILVLVRRRGGFVEELVRQLKALEVPVAGIDRMVLTEQMAVMDLMALGDFLLLPEDNLTLATVLKGPLVGLTEDQLFEIAWNRSGSLWAALQAAPQGWAQQAATILAALLARVDFVRPYELYAEILGQGKGREKLIGRLGYEADDPIDEFLSAALLYEREHVPSLQGFLAWLRAASGDIKRDLEAGRDEVRVMTVHGAKGLQAPIVILPDSVAMPRSQDIPPLLWTRDDPQGGLMLWSPNRGSDDEVAGAARDDARRRQMEEYRRLLYVALTRAEDRLVVCGWETRNATADECWYRLVEQAMLAEGEELDCGFIAPDAKGRLRTNPQSARVTIAEKPHRPPLQPIAPEAWATMPPAPEPTPSRPLAPSRPSGEEPSVRSPLGEEAMAEAARFKRGTLIHRLLQILPELPAGRRAEAARHFLERPVHGLRPGDAEAYAAEALAVLDDPAFGAIFGPGSVAEVPVVGRIGTGTDAVVISGQIDRLLVTESEVLVIDYKTNRPPPLAVADVSPVYLRQMACYQAALAAIYPGRPVRCALLWTDGPRLMELPDDLLARHQP; this is encoded by the coding sequence ATGACCACCGTCCTTCCCACCCCCGCCCCCAATCCCGCTGACGCACAGCGCAGCGCCTCGCACCCCGAAACCTCGGTCTGGGTCGGTGCCTCAGCCGGCACCGGCAAGACCAAGGTGCTGACCGACCGGGTGCTGCGCCTGCTGCTGGGCGACACGAAGCCGGAACGGCTGCTCTGCCTCACCTTTACCAAGGCGGCGGCGGCGGAGATGGCGAACCGGCTGAACACCGTGCTGGCCGGCTGGGCGGTCATGCCGGATGACGCCCTTGCCGACAGGCTGGCGGCACTGACCGGCGACCTGCCGGACGCGGAGCGCATGACCCGGGCGCGCCGGCTGTTCGCACAGGTGCTGGACACACCGGGCGGGCTGAAGATCCAAACCATCCACGCCTTCTGCCAGGCGCTGCTGCGGCGCTTCCCGCTGGAGGCCGGCATCGCCCCGCATTTCGAGGTAATGGACGAGCAGACTGCCCGCGAATTGCTGCTGGCGGCACGCGACCGCATGCTGACAAAGGCCCGCGACGGCAGGGACGCCGCCCTCGCGGAGGCGCTGGATGCGGTCACAAGGCGTGCCGGCGAGGAGACGTTCGGCGCGCTGATGGACGCGCTGACCGGGGAGCGCGGCCGGCTTACGCGACTGCTGGCGAAGCATGGCGGGCTGGACGGGCTGGTGGCGGCGATCAATGCCCGCATCGGTGTCACGGCCGGCGAGACCGAGGACCAGGCCATCGCCGCCGCCTGCCGTGACGCTGCCTTCGACGGCGCCGGGCTGAAGCGCGCCATGGAGGCGCTGGCGCAGGGCAGCAAGACCGACAAGGACCGGGCGGCGCTGATCGACGAATTCCTTGCCCATCCCGCCGAACGGACAGCACGGTACGCCGCCTATCGCCTCGCCTTTTTCACCAAGGAGGGCGAGGTACGCAGCCGGCTGGCAACCAAGGCCGTCACCGACAGCTTCCCCGCTATTCTGGGCATCTTCGAGCAGGAGATCGAACGGCTACTGCGGCTGGACGGCAAGCTGCGCGCGCTGCGGGTCGCGGCATCGACTGCGGCGCTGCTGCGGCTGGGCGCCGAGATGCTGGCCCTCTATGCGCGGGTGAAGGAATCGCGCGCGCTGCTGGACTATGACGATCTGATTCTCGCCACCCGCGACCTGCTGCATGGCGGCGAGGGCGTGGCCGCCTGGGTGCTCTACAAGCTGGATGGCGGCATCGACCATGTGCTGATCGACGAAGCGCAGGACACCAACCCGGAACAGTGGGAGCTGATCGAGGCGCTGACCGACGAATTCTTCGCCGGGCTGGGCGCGCGGGAACAGGTGCGCACCATCTTCGCGGTCGGCGATGTGAAGCAGTCGATCTACAGTTTCCAGCGCGCCGAACGGGCGGAATTCATCCGCATGCGCGCCAGCTTCCGGGAGCGCGCCAGCCTGGCCGGCAAAGACTGGGCCGAGGTCGGGCTCACCACTTCCTTCCGCTCGACCCAGGCGGTGCTGGGGCTGGTCGATAGCGTGTTCAACGCCGACCCCGCCCGTCACGGCGTCATCGAGCCAGGCGAGGCGCTGGAACATCTGGTCTATCGCACGGGCCAGGCCGGACGCGTCGAGCTGTGGCCTCTGATCGCGCCGGAGCCGCGCCAGACGCTGGAACCCTGGCCTCTGCCGGTCGTCGTCCGCCCCGGCGATTCGCCGTCCGGCAGGCTGGCGCGGATCATCGCGGAACGCATCGCCGGCTGGATCGGCACGGAGGATCTGCCGGCCAAGGGCCGCACGGTGCGCGCTGGCGACATTCTGGTGCTGGTGCGCCGGCGCGGCGGCTTCGTCGAGGAGCTGGTGCGCCAGCTGAAGGCGCTGGAAGTGCCGGTTGCCGGCATCGACCGCATGGTGCTGACCGAACAGATGGCGGTCATGGATCTGATGGCGCTGGGCGATTTCCTGCTGCTGCCGGAGGACAATCTGACGCTGGCCACGGTGCTGAAAGGGCCGCTGGTCGGGCTGACCGAGGACCAGCTGTTCGAGATCGCCTGGAACCGCAGCGGCAGCCTGTGGGCAGCGCTGCAGGCCGCACCGCAGGGCTGGGCACAGCAGGCCGCGACGATCCTGGCGGCGCTGCTGGCGCGGGTCGATTTCGTGCGGCCCTATGAGCTCTATGCCGAGATTCTGGGCCAGGGCAAGGGACGGGAAAAGCTGATCGGCCGGCTGGGCTATGAGGCCGACGACCCGATCGACGAATTCCTGTCCGCCGCCCTGCTCTACGAGCGCGAGCATGTGCCGAGCCTGCAGGGTTTCCTCGCCTGGCTGCGTGCCGCCAGCGGCGACATCAAGCGCGACCTAGAGGCCGGGCGCGACGAGGTGCGCGTAATGACCGTACATGGCGCCAAGGGCCTGCAGGCGCCCATCGTCATCCTGCCCGACAGTGTGGCGATGCCGCGTTCGCAGGACATCCCGCCGCTGCTGTGGACCCGCGACGACCCGCAGGGTGGATTGATGCTGTGGTCGCCGAACCGGGGTAGCGACGACGAGGTGGCCGGGGCGGCGCGGGACGATGCCCGCCGACGGCAGATGGAGGAATATCGCCGGCTGCTCTATGTCGCCCTGACCCGCGCCGAAGATCGTCTGGTGGTCTGCGGCTGGGAGACCCGCAACGCGACTGCGGACGAATGCTGGTACCGGCTGGTCGAGCAGGCGATGCTGGCCGAGGGCGAGGAGCTCGATTGCGGCTTCATCGCCCCGGATGCCAAAGGCCGGCTACGCACCAACCCGCAGAGCGCCAGAGTGACGATCGCGGAAAAGCCGCACCGCCCGCCGCTGCAGCCGATAGCACCGGAAGCCTGGGCGACCATGCCGCCGGCGCCGGAACCGACCCCCTCGCGGCCGCTGGCGCCGTCGCGGCCGAGCGGCGAGGAGCCGTCCGTACGCTCCCCGCTCGGCGAAGAGGCGATGGCCGAGGCCGCGCGCTTCAAGCGCGGCACGCTGATCCACCGGCTGCTGCAGATATTGCCGGAACTGCCGGCCGGACGCCGGGCGGAGGCGGCGCGGCACTTCCTGGAGCGCCCGGTGCATGGGCTGCGGCCGGGCGATGCCGAAGCCTATGCCGCCGAGGCGCTTGCCGTGCTCGACGATCCCGCCTTCGGTGCCATTTTCGGCCCCGGCTCCGTCGCCGAGGTGCCGGTGGTCGGTCGCATCGGCACGGGCACGGATGCGGTGGTGATTTCCGGCCAGATCGACCGGCTGCTGGTAACGGAATCGGAAGTGCTGGTGATCGACTACAAGACCAACCGGCCGCCGCCGCTTGCCGTGGCCGATGTGTCCCCGGTCTATCTGCGGCAGATGGCCTGCTATCAGGCGGCGCTGGCGGCGATCTATCCCGGACGGCCGGTGCGCTGCGCCTTACTTTGGACAGACGGTCCGCGTCTCATGGAATTGCCGGATGATCTTCTGGCGAGACACCAACCCTGA
- a CDS encoding nucleotidyltransferase family protein: MKTPQSVPKAGMILAAGEGRRMRPITETIPKPMTAIAGRPLIDYALDRMEEAGIETVVVNSWWKAEALEAHLAQRKTPLIEISREEELLDTGGGVKRALPHFGDTPFIVANGDSLWLNSLSPALERLANLWDDAAMDALLMLFPTHGALGYRGTGDFFAQPGTSIRRRKEQEVVPFAYMGVQMLHPRLFEGAPDGPFSLNLLYDKAAEAGRLHGMVHDGMWYHVSTPEDIPATEDAFLAGHTLKMV; encoded by the coding sequence ATGAAGACGCCCCAATCCGTTCCAAAGGCTGGGATGATCCTGGCTGCCGGCGAGGGAAGACGGATGCGCCCGATCACCGAAACCATCCCGAAGCCGATGACAGCGATTGCCGGACGACCGCTGATCGACTACGCGCTGGACCGGATGGAGGAGGCCGGCATTGAGACCGTGGTGGTGAACAGCTGGTGGAAGGCCGAGGCGCTGGAAGCGCATCTGGCACAGCGCAAGACACCCCTGATCGAGATTTCCCGCGAGGAAGAGCTGCTGGATACCGGCGGCGGCGTGAAACGCGCCTTGCCGCATTTCGGCGACACCCCTTTCATCGTCGCCAATGGCGACAGCCTGTGGCTGAACAGCCTGTCCCCGGCACTGGAAAGGCTGGCCAATCTCTGGGACGATGCGGCGATGGACGCCCTGCTGATGCTGTTCCCGACCCATGGCGCGCTGGGCTATCGCGGCACCGGCGATTTCTTCGCGCAGCCCGGCACCAGCATCCGCCGCCGAAAGGAGCAGGAAGTCGTGCCCTTCGCCTATATGGGTGTGCAGATGCTGCATCCGCGCCTGTTCGAAGGCGCGCCGGACGGCCCGTTCTCGCTGAACCTGCTCTATGACAAGGCGGCGGAGGCCGGGCGGCTGCACGGCATGGTGCATGACGGCATGTGGTATCACGTCAGCACCCCGGAAGACATTCCGGCCACCGAGGACGCCTTCCTCGCCGGCCATACGCTGAAAATGGTGTGA
- the addB gene encoding double-strand break repair protein AddB: protein MAATPPSVFSIPAGAGFADALAAGLMARAGGDPLALSRMLILVPTRRGGRALREAFLRLSDGRPLLLPRMMPLGDLDADEIEMQGEAEAPGGPAADIPPAIPSLQRQLLLSRLILKLGERLEDGPRRPDQAIRLAAELARLLDQVQTERLSFDKLAGLVPAEYAQHWQITLDFLRIVTEAWPKLLEEYGALDPAERRNRLLDAQGALWRASPPGFPVIAAGTTGSIPATRDLLEVVAGLPQGMVVLPGLDGLSDDATWQQIETDESHPQFSLARLLRHLGVPRGQVADWTATFPTSRDRLVAEALRPAATTEAWRQVAPFDAPGLAGIRRIDCATAQEEAGVIALLLRQALETPERTAALVTPDRALARRVAAELARWDIAVDDSAGVPLAQTPPGEFLRLTAALAVERAAPLPLLAALKHPLASGGMGTGDFRRCLRQLEMYALRGPRPAEGIGGTRQALLHSLAELQDRTGRDLDRVRAQLLPWLDRLEAMLAPFAALIDQPAVPLAELLETHGRFAEALAESDEEPGPVRLWRGEAGENAANFLADLRDAGDVLGTVEPALYPALLDSLLAGRVVRPRQSSHPRLSIWGPLEARLQQADLLVLGGLNEGVWPPEAGSDPWMSRPMRASFGLPLPEHRIGLSAHDFAQAFGAPEIVLTRAEKQEGAPTVPSRWLLRLDTVLGEAAPTLRQEEARWRGWWAAIDRPGAIAPAVRPAPAPPLAARPRKFSVTEVETLMRDPYGIYASKILKLRALDPIDDDPGAAERGTIIHKALERFLKEHPSTLPPDALERLLAIGREVFAEALDRPGVWAFWWPRFGRLARWFVTEESARRAILAGTETELRGEITLAGFAGGDVTLSAKADRIDRLNDGTLALIDYKTGQPPKPAEVESGHAPQLPLEALIAGRGGFPGIAAAPVSELAYWRLSGGEPPGEIARPAKDIAAVTEAARDGLERLIQAYDDPATPYISRPDPDSAPRYSDYLHLARVKEWSGNGGEDGA, encoded by the coding sequence ATGGCGGCGACCCCGCCTTCCGTCTTCTCCATCCCCGCCGGCGCCGGTTTCGCCGACGCGCTGGCCGCCGGGCTGATGGCGCGGGCCGGCGGCGATCCGCTGGCCCTGTCGCGCATGCTGATCCTGGTGCCGACCCGGCGCGGCGGCCGCGCCCTGCGCGAGGCCTTCCTGCGGCTGTCCGACGGCAGGCCGCTGCTGCTGCCGCGCATGATGCCGCTGGGCGACCTGGATGCCGACGAGATCGAGATGCAGGGCGAGGCGGAGGCACCGGGCGGCCCCGCAGCCGACATCCCGCCGGCAATCCCGTCGCTTCAGCGGCAATTGCTGCTCTCCCGCCTGATCCTGAAGCTGGGCGAGCGGCTGGAGGATGGGCCGCGCCGCCCGGACCAGGCGATAAGGCTGGCAGCCGAACTGGCGCGGCTGCTCGATCAGGTGCAGACCGAGCGGCTGTCCTTCGACAAGCTGGCCGGGCTGGTGCCGGCGGAATATGCGCAACACTGGCAGATCACGCTGGATTTCCTGCGCATCGTCACTGAGGCCTGGCCCAAGCTGCTGGAAGAATATGGCGCGCTGGACCCGGCGGAGCGGCGCAACCGGCTGCTGGACGCGCAAGGTGCGCTCTGGCGCGCCAGCCCGCCCGGCTTCCCGGTGATCGCCGCCGGCACCACCGGCAGTATCCCGGCGACCCGCGACCTGCTGGAAGTGGTCGCCGGCCTGCCGCAGGGCATGGTGGTGCTGCCCGGCCTCGACGGCCTGAGCGACGATGCCACCTGGCAGCAGATCGAGACCGACGAAAGCCATCCGCAATTCAGCCTGGCCCGGCTGCTGCGCCATCTCGGCGTCCCCCGCGGGCAGGTCGCCGACTGGACCGCCACATTCCCGACCTCGCGCGACCGGCTGGTCGCCGAGGCGCTGCGCCCGGCAGCAACGACCGAGGCCTGGCGGCAGGTCGCCCCCTTCGATGCGCCCGGCCTTGCCGGCATCCGCCGCATCGACTGCGCCACCGCGCAGGAGGAGGCGGGCGTGATCGCGCTGCTGCTGCGCCAGGCGCTTGAGACACCGGAACGCACGGCGGCACTGGTCACGCCGGACCGGGCGCTGGCCCGCCGTGTCGCCGCCGAGCTGGCGCGCTGGGACATCGCGGTCGACGATTCCGCCGGCGTACCGCTGGCGCAGACCCCGCCCGGCGAGTTCCTGCGCCTGACCGCCGCACTGGCGGTCGAGCGCGCGGCGCCGCTGCCGCTGCTGGCGGCGCTGAAACATCCGCTGGCCTCTGGCGGCATGGGAACCGGCGACTTCCGGCGCTGCCTGCGCCAGCTGGAAATGTACGCGCTGCGCGGCCCACGCCCGGCCGAAGGCATCGGCGGCACGCGCCAAGCGCTGCTGCACAGCCTGGCCGAACTGCAGGACCGTACCGGCCGCGATCTGGACCGGGTGCGCGCCCAGCTGCTGCCCTGGCTCGACCGGCTGGAAGCCATGCTGGCACCCTTCGCGGCGCTGATCGACCAGCCCGCCGTCCCGCTGGCCGAGCTGCTGGAAACCCATGGCCGCTTCGCCGAAGCGCTGGCGGAAAGCGACGAGGAACCGGGGCCGGTGCGCCTCTGGCGCGGCGAGGCCGGCGAGAATGCGGCGAACTTCCTGGCCGATCTGCGCGATGCCGGGGACGTGCTTGGCACCGTCGAGCCGGCGCTCTATCCGGCCTTGCTGGACAGCCTGCTTGCTGGCCGGGTGGTACGGCCGCGCCAGTCCAGCCATCCGCGCCTGTCGATCTGGGGACCGCTGGAGGCCCGCCTGCAGCAGGCCGATCTGCTGGTGCTGGGCGGACTGAACGAAGGTGTGTGGCCGCCCGAGGCCGGCTCCGACCCCTGGATGAGCCGCCCGATGCGCGCCAGCTTCGGCCTGCCGCTGCCGGAACACCGCATCGGCCTGTCGGCGCATGATTTCGCGCAAGCCTTCGGTGCGCCGGAGATCGTGCTGACCCGCGCCGAAAAGCAGGAGGGCGCGCCGACCGTGCCGTCGCGCTGGCTGCTGCGGCTGGACACGGTGCTGGGCGAGGCGGCCCCGACCCTGCGCCAGGAGGAGGCACGGTGGCGTGGCTGGTGGGCAGCCATCGACCGGCCAGGCGCCATCGCCCCGGCTGTCCGGCCGGCGCCGGCCCCGCCGCTGGCGGCACGGCCCCGCAAATTCTCGGTCACCGAGGTCGAGACGCTGATGCGCGACCCCTATGGCATCTATGCGTCGAAGATACTGAAGCTGCGCGCGCTCGACCCGATTGACGACGATCCGGGCGCGGCCGAGCGCGGCACCATCATCCATAAGGCGCTGGAACGCTTCCTGAAGGAGCATCCGAGCACGCTGCCGCCAGACGCGCTGGAAAGGCTGCTCGCCATTGGCCGGGAGGTGTTCGCCGAGGCGCTCGACCGGCCCGGCGTCTGGGCGTTCTGGTGGCCGCGATTCGGGCGGCTGGCGCGCTGGTTCGTCACCGAGGAGAGTGCGCGCCGTGCGATCCTCGCCGGCACCGAGACCGAGCTGCGCGGCGAAATCACGCTGGCCGGCTTTGCCGGCGGCGATGTCACCCTGTCGGCCAAGGCCGACCGCATCGACCGTCTGAACGACGGCACGCTGGCGCTGATCGACTACAAGACCGGCCAGCCGCCGAAACCCGCCGAGGTGGAGAGCGGTCACGCGCCGCAATTACCACTGGAGGCGCTGATCGCCGGGCGCGGCGGCTTCCCCGGCATTGCCGCCGCACCGGTATCGGAGCTGGCCTATTGGCGGCTGTCGGGCGGCGAGCCGCCCGGCGAGATCGCCCGGCCGGCCAAAGACATCGCGGCGGTGACCGAGGCCGCGCGCGACGGGCTGGAACGGCTGATCCAGGCCTATGACGACCCGGCCACGCCCTATATCTCCCGGCCCGACCCGGACTCCGCACCGCGCTACAGCGATTATCTGCATCTGGCGCGGGTGAAGGAATGGTCCGGCAATGGTGGGGAGGATGGCGCATGA
- a CDS encoding aminoglycoside phosphotransferase family protein, with protein MTAVQDASRTGLISGFLAGAGWQDSALFWLPGDASFRRYARLTRGSETAMLMDAPPPLEDVRPFLAVAEHLLRLGQRAPRILARDEQAGLLLLEDFGDTTFTRALADGAPEEPLYRDALDLLIGLHRHADAASIALPPYDDALLLREAHLLTDWYLPAVAPEADIEAARAGLTGALTPLLALARQVPQTLVLRDYHVDNLMLLPGIQPGDGPRGLGLLDFQDAVIGPVTYDLVSLLEDARRDVPPALAAAMLARYAAAFPEIDPAALDLSCRIMGAQRSMKIVGIFTRLSRRDGKHRYLTHIPRLWRLIARDLDHPDLAPLSTWLDAAIPPAIRTTPETPA; from the coding sequence ATGACGGCTGTTCAGGACGCCTCCCGGACCGGCCTGATATCCGGCTTTCTCGCCGGCGCCGGCTGGCAGGATTCCGCCCTTTTCTGGCTGCCAGGCGATGCCTCGTTCCGGCGCTATGCAAGGCTTACGCGCGGTTCGGAAACCGCGATGCTGATGGATGCACCGCCGCCGCTGGAGGATGTCCGCCCCTTCCTCGCCGTGGCCGAGCATCTGCTGCGGCTTGGCCAGCGCGCACCGCGCATCCTGGCCCGCGACGAGCAGGCCGGCCTGCTGCTGCTGGAGGATTTCGGCGACACCACCTTCACCCGCGCGCTGGCGGACGGCGCGCCGGAAGAGCCGCTCTATCGCGATGCGCTGGACCTGCTGATCGGGCTACACCGGCATGCCGACGCCGCCTCCATCGCCCTGCCGCCCTATGATGATGCGCTGTTGCTGCGCGAAGCCCATCTGCTGACCGACTGGTATCTGCCGGCGGTGGCGCCCGAGGCGGATATCGAGGCCGCCCGCGCCGGCCTGACCGGGGCGCTGACGCCGCTGCTGGCGCTGGCCCGGCAGGTGCCACAGACGCTGGTGCTGCGCGACTATCATGTCGATAATCTGATGCTGCTGCCGGGCATACAGCCCGGCGACGGGCCGCGAGGGCTGGGGCTGCTGGATTTCCAGGATGCGGTGATCGGGCCGGTGACCTACGATCTGGTTTCGCTGCTGGAAGATGCAAGGCGCGACGTGCCGCCCGCCCTCGCCGCCGCGATGCTCGCACGCTACGCCGCCGCCTTCCCGGAGATCGACCCGGCGGCGCTGGACCTCTCCTGCCGGATCATGGGCGCGCAGCGCAGCATGAAGATCGTCGGCATCTTCACCCGGCTGTCGCGGCGCGACGGCAAGCACCGCTATCTCACCCATATTCCGCGGCTGTGGCGGCTGATCGCCCGCGATCTCGACCATCCCGACCTGGCACCGCTCAGCACCTGGCTCGATGCCGCGATTCCGCCCGCCATCCGCACGACACCGGAGACACCGGCATGA
- the tsaE gene encoding tRNA (adenosine(37)-N6)-threonylcarbamoyltransferase complex ATPase subunit type 1 TsaE: MSDSSPLIAEYALPDAAATQALGAGLAPRLKTGDVVALHGDLGAGKTELARGLIRALFGADTEVPSPTFTLVQTYEADSVPLSLWHFDLYRLEDPEEAFELGIEDAFAEAVSLIEWPERLGPYMPARRLEIALSHAGDGRRATLSGGGDWPDRLKGLAL, encoded by the coding sequence GTGTCCGATTCATCTCCCCTCATCGCCGAATACGCGCTGCCCGACGCGGCAGCGACGCAGGCGCTGGGTGCGGGTCTGGCGCCCCGGCTGAAGACCGGCGACGTGGTGGCGCTGCACGGCGATCTGGGCGCCGGCAAGACGGAGCTGGCGCGCGGCCTGATCCGCGCCCTTTTCGGCGCGGACACCGAGGTGCCGAGCCCGACCTTCACCCTGGTGCAGACCTACGAGGCCGACTCCGTGCCGCTGTCGCTGTGGCACTTCGACCTGTACCGGCTGGAAGACCCGGAAGAGGCCTTCGAGCTGGGCATCGAGGATGCCTTCGCCGAAGCGGTCTCGCTGATCGAATGGCCGGAACGGCTGGGCCCCTATATGCCGGCGCGCCGGCTGGAAATCGCATTGTCGCACGCCGGCGATGGCCGCCGCGCCACGCTCTCGGGTGGCGGCGACTGGCCGGACCGGCTGAAGGGGCTGGCCCTATGA
- a CDS encoding NAD(P)/FAD-dependent oxidoreductase, with the protein MSTLHKTDVAIIGAGPVGLFAVFQCGMLGFRCHVVDSLDAVGGQCVALYPEKPIYDIPGYPTIDAADLIVKLEQQAAPFAPVFHLGQQATGMERLPDGGWRLTTSTGTVIEAGAVIVAAGAGAFGPNRPPIPGIEAYEGRSVHYMVKRREDFRGKRVVIAGGGDSAVDWALSLSEIARVMVVHRRPKFRAAFENVCRLEQLHAEGVLELVVPYQLHGLEGADGRIEAVTVATLEGTVRRLEADALLAFFGLSTDLGPIAGWGLDLERHHIAVDPASMVTSQPGIFAIGDVNAYPGKLKLILTGFAEAALAAHAIHPILRPDTALHFEYSTTRGVPGGVPA; encoded by the coding sequence ATGAGCACCCTTCACAAGACCGATGTCGCCATCATCGGCGCCGGGCCGGTCGGCCTGTTTGCCGTTTTCCAATGCGGCATGCTGGGGTTCCGCTGCCATGTGGTGGACTCGCTGGACGCGGTCGGCGGGCAATGCGTGGCGCTCTATCCGGAAAAGCCGATCTACGACATTCCCGGGTATCCCACCATCGACGCGGCGGACCTGATCGTGAAGCTGGAACAGCAGGCCGCGCCCTTCGCGCCGGTGTTCCATCTGGGCCAGCAGGCGACCGGGATGGAAAGGCTGCCAGACGGCGGCTGGCGGCTGACCACCTCCACCGGGACGGTGATCGAGGCGGGGGCGGTGATTGTCGCCGCCGGTGCCGGCGCCTTCGGTCCGAACCGGCCGCCGATCCCCGGCATCGAGGCCTATGAGGGCCGTTCGGTGCATTACATGGTAAAGCGGCGGGAGGATTTCCGGGGCAAGCGCGTGGTGATTGCCGGCGGTGGCGATTCCGCGGTGGACTGGGCGTTGTCGCTGTCCGAGATCGCCAGGGTCATGGTGGTGCATCGCCGGCCGAAATTCCGCGCCGCCTTCGAGAATGTCTGCCGGCTGGAGCAGCTGCATGCCGAGGGCGTGCTGGAACTGGTCGTGCCCTATCAGCTGCACGGGCTGGAGGGGGCGGACGGGCGGATCGAGGCGGTCACTGTCGCCACGCTGGAAGGCACGGTACGGCGGCTGGAGGCGGATGCGCTGCTGGCCTTCTTTGGCCTGTCCACCGATCTGGGGCCGATTGCGGGGTGGGGGCTGGATCTGGAGCGGCACCACATCGCCGTCGATCCCGCCAGCATGGTGACCAGCCAGCCTGGCATCTTCGCCATCGGCGACGTGAACGCCTATCCCGGCAAGCTGAAGCTGATCCTGACCGGATTCGCCGAGGCGGCCCTGGCGGCGCATGCGATCCATCCGATCCTGCGGCCCGATACCGCCCTGCATTTCGAATATTCGACGACTCGGGGCGTGCCTGGCGGGGTTCCCGCTTAA